A region of the Thiomicrospira sp. XS5 genome:
CGATATCGTCCCGGAGGTGATTGAAAGGGCACAGAGTCCCCTCTACTCGGAAGAAGAGGTTTTCCAGGGGCCCTTTGTCACCGACGAAGTTGTCGCCCAAACCTTCGAAACAACTGAGGAGGGTTATCGCGTCAGGCCTGATCTGATGTCGCATATCACTT
Encoded here:
- a CDS encoding CheR family methyltransferase, with the protein product LQILVFGCCSGAEPISLASVLKKQFPDLDFHIRAYDIVPEVIERAQSPLYSEEEVFQGPFVTDEVVAQTFETTEEGYRVRPDLMSHIT